From a single Scomber japonicus isolate fScoJap1 chromosome 12, fScoJap1.pri, whole genome shotgun sequence genomic region:
- the LOC128368846 gene encoding ankyrin repeat domain-containing protein 13C-like, with product MTGEKIRTMRKDHNKPNKNEDIMDTYDETSNGTIPNGTSNHFKFNKAFQKSVKASVLQQQLNANNINGNSSSVGTIVNDDNKNPIILTNNEDLEFPVHECVFKADVRRLSSLIRTHSISQKDVHGNTPLHLAVMMGHKECALLLLAHNAPVKIKNAQGWSPLAEAISYGDRQMITAILRKLKQQSRESVEDKRPKLLKALRELGDFYLELHWDFQSWVPLLSRMLPSDACKIYKQGINIRLDTTLIDFTDMKCQRGDLSFIFNGEAAPSQSFVVLDNEAKVYQRIHHEESEMETEEEVDILMSSDVYSATLSTKSISFSRSQIGWLFREDKTERVGNFLADFYSVNGLMLESRKRREHLSEEDILRNKAIMESLSKGGSISEQNFEPVRRQSLTAPAPNTISWEEYITAEHGKPPHLGRELVCKESKKNFKATVAMSQDFPLGIESLLNVLEVIAPFKHFNKLREFVQMKLPPGFPVKLDIPVFPTITATVTFQEFRYDDFEESIFFIPAEYKEDPSRFPDL from the exons ATGACAGGCGAGAAGATACGCACCATGCGAAAGGACCACAACAAACCCAACAAAAATGAAGATATTATGGACACGTACGATGAAACTTCAAACGGGACTATCCCTAACGGTACCAGTAACCATTTTAAATTCAACAAGGCTTTCCAGAAATCAGTCAAAGCCTCGGTACTGCAACAGCAGCTCAACGCGAACAACATCAATGGTAATTCATCCTCAGTGGGCACCATTGTTAATGATGACAACAAGAATCCGATCATCCTGACTAATAATGAGGACTTGGAGTTTCCTGTTCACGAGTGCGTGTTCAAAGCTGATGTGAGGCGGCTCTCCTCTCTCATCAGGACCCATAGCATCTCCCAAAAAGATGTGCACG gGAACACACCTCTTCACCTAGCTGTGATGATGGGCCACAAAG AGTGTGCCCTCCTGCTTCTGGCCCATAATGCACCTGTAAAGATAAAGAACGCACAGGGATGGAGTCCTCTAGCTGAAGCCATCAGCTAcggagacagacagatga tcACAGCCATACTGCGGAAGTTAAAGCAGCAGTCCAGGGAGAGCGTGGAGGATAAGAGGCCAAAATTACTGAAAGCTCTTAGGGAG CTTGGTGACTTTTATCTGGAGCTGCACTGGGATTTTCAGAGCTGGG TGCCTTTGTTGTCGCGGATGCTGCCATCTGATGCTTGTAAAATCTACAAGCAGGGCATCAACATTAG ACTTGACACCACTCTCATAGACTTCACTGATATGAAATGTCAGCGTGGAGATCTTAGCTTCATTTTCAACGGCGAAGCTGCTCCCTCGCAGTCCTTTGTGGTTCTGGACAACGAAGCAAAAGTGTACCAAAGAATACACCATGAG GAGTCAGAAATGGAGACTGAAGAAGAGGTGGATATTCTGATGAGCAGCGACGTCTACTCCGCAACTCTGTCCACAAAGTCAATCTCTTTCTCCCGCAGTCAGATCGGCTGGCTTTTCAGAGAGGATAAAACA GAGAGAGTCGGAAACTTCCTGGCTGACTTCTATTCAGTCAACGGTCTGATGCTGGAGTCAAGAAAACGGCGAGAACACCTAAGTGAAGAAGATATCCTGAGGAACAAAGCAATCATGGAAAGCTTAAGTAAAGGAGGCAGCATCAGCGAACAAAACTTTGAG CCTGTGAGAAGGCAGTCTCTCACAGCTCCAGCCCCAAACACAATTTCTTGGGAAGAATACATCACCGCAGAGCACGGAAA GCCACCTCATCTTGGGAGAGAGCTCGTGTGCAAGGAAAGCAAGAAGAACTTCAAAGCCACCGTAGCCATGAGCCAGGATTTTCCTCTAGGCATCGAGTC GTTACTAAATGTGTTGGAGGTCATCGCCCCGTTCAAGCACTTCAACAAACTCCGAGAGTTTGTTCAGATGAAGCTTCCGCCCGGGTTTCCAGTCAAACTCG ACATCCCCGTCTTCCCCACCATCACAGCAACTGTCACCTTTCAGGAATTCCGCTACGACGACTTTGAAGAGTCTATTTTCTTCATCCCCGCTGAATACAAAGAAGATCCTAGCCGCTTTCCCGACCTCTGA
- the znf830 gene encoding zinc finger protein 830: protein MATSKKGKKVVNQEELRRLMREKQRQTTEKKRVESPFAKYNSLGHLSCVLCNVQVKSELLWPAHVLGKPHKEKVAELKGAKQAPAPAPAPSQPVKRKAPDNEELNGKKVKPAVQAAGRAAASDLPGDFFQKPSKIEPAAAQTSAGLSLLAGVYDGDSDGEEAAVAGTAADALPQATEASGLPADFFDSSIPSTPAISHSGSILKADATEKTPEKKENTAEALPEGFFDDPVRDAKVRNVDAPKDQMDKEWEEFQKEIRQVNTKSEAIVAEDDEEGRLGRQIDEIDEQIECYKRVELLRDKRDVVKSKPLPRKHDPMDTDASMEEEEENEEELLGLLSRDWRAKGALA, encoded by the coding sequence ATGGCGACCTCCAAGAAGGGGAAGAAAGTTGTAAATCAGGAGGAGCTCCGTCGATTAATGCgtgaaaaacaaagacagacgaCGGAGAAGAAGCGTGTTGAGTCTCCTTTCGCCAAATACAACAGCCTGGGACATCTCAGCTGCGTCCTGTGCAACGTGCAGGTGAAGTCGGAGCTCCTGTGGCCGGCTCATGTCCTCGGTAAACCGCACAAAGAGAAAGTTGCCGAGCTGAAAGGAGCGAAACAAGCACcggcaccagcaccagcaccgaGTCAGCCGGTGAAGAGGAAAGCACCGGACAACGAGGAGCTCAACGGGAAGAAGGTGAAACCGGCGGTGCAGGCTGCAGGCCGGGCTGCTGCGTCGGATCTGCCTGGAGACTTCTTCCAGAAACCCAGCAAGATAGAGCCAGCTGCTGCTCAAACATCTGCAGGTCTGAGTCTGTTAGCCGGGGTGTATGATGGGGACAGTGATGGAGAGGAGGCTGCAGTGGCGGGGACAGCAGCAGACGCCCTTCCTCAGGCGACTGAAGCTTCAGGACTACCAGCGGATTTCTTTGACAGCTCCATCCCGTCCACCCCGGCCATCTCCCACTCAGGATCCATCCTTAAAGCGGACGCGACGGAGAAAACaccagaaaagaaagaaaacacagccGAGGCGCTACCCGAGGGCTTCTTCGACGACCCTGTGAGAGATGCCAAAGTGCGTAACGTGGACGCACCCAAAGACCAAATGGACAAGGAGTGGGAAGAGTTTCAAAAGGAGATACGGCAAGTGAACACAAAATCTGAGGCCATCGTAGCAGAGGACGACGAGGAGGGTCGCCTCGGACGTCAGATTGACGAAATCGATGAACAAATTGAGTGTTATAAGAGAGTGGAGCTGCTGAGAGACAAGAGAGATGTGGTGAAGAGCAAACCTCTGCCCAGGAAGCATGACCCTATGGACACTGATGCCAgcatggaggaggaagaggagaatgaAGAAGAGCTGCTGGGGCTTTTGTCTCGGGACTGGAGAGCCAAAGGGGCATTGGCATAA
- the efcab14 gene encoding EF-hand calcium-binding domain-containing protein 14: MKKRKELNALIGLGDSKRKKTKKGSGHRLLRTEPPDSESDSSSDDDEFNNLSSGANFGKRSYTQCCNVCYPLFLFIILAACVMACAGLIWMQIALKEDLDSMKEKLHSMESTQKVSSGEIPKLSEDLKSKERKLDDIENGDKGLSKLWSNLTEMNRKISLLDSAVNHLKANLKSAADLVSLPTTVEELQKSVATIGSTLTSVQHDVKTMQDAIENQKKDDDGLKKKTMDLTDLRKAVSEANKTEEQHHTWTDEQIHILLSTVADLHVRVSALENGSKQSDNDAANRLPHQTTEPVKDVATTIATPGSVHEGSTPLPEPQTSRRPRFLTPNRAKRNAETRCPKRVSLPGVTSLKDLEEIFQQARIGRNSLGLTYQDLNKIFGTSTPSARTLECFDNDRDQRYSWTELRAAIGV, encoded by the exons atgaagaagaggaaggagctAAACGCCTTGATCGGACTCGGGGACAGTAAGAGGAAGAAGACCAAAAAGGGGTCCGGTCACAGGCTGCTCCGCACCGAGCCTCCGGACTCAGAGTCGGACTCGAGCTCGGACGACGATGAGTTCAACAACCTGAGCAGCGGAGCCAACTTTGGGAA GAGAAGCTACACGCAATGCTGTAATGTCTGCTACCCGCTGTTTCTGTTCATCATACTAGCTGCCTGTGTCATGGCCTGTGCTGGACTCATATGGATGCAGATCGCTCTGAAAGAAGATCTGGACTCCATGAAAGAAAAGTTGCACAGTA TGGAGTCCACCCAAAAGGTGTCGTCAGGTGAAATACCAAAACTAAGTGAGGACCTGAAGAGCAAGGAGAGAAAGCTTGACGACATTGAGAACGGGGACAAGGGGTTGAGCAAACTCTGGTCTAACTTAACAGAAATGAACAGAAAG ATCAGTTTGCTGGATTCTGCCGTAAACCACTTAAAGGCCAACTTGAAATCAGCTGCTGATTTAGTCAGCCTGCCCACAACAGTTGAAGAGCTTCAAAAG AGTGTCGCTACAATTGGCAGCACGCTAACAAGTGTACAACACGATGTGAAGACTATGCAGGACGCCATTGAAAATCAAAAGAAAGATGATGATGGCTTAAAGAAGAAGACAATG GACTTAACAGATCTGAGAAAAGCTGTGAGCGAGGCCAACaagacagaggagcagcaccATACGTGGACTGATGAGCAGATCCACATCCTCCTCTCTACAGTCGCAGATCTTCATGTAAGAGTGTCAGCATTAGAGAATGGGTCAAAGCAGAGT GACAATGACGCAGCAAATCGACTGCCACATCAAACAACTGAGCCGGTGAAAGACGTtgcaaccaccatagcaacacCTGGGAGTGTGCACG AGGGATCCACACCACTGCCAGAGCCGCAGACGAGCAGACGTCCACGCTTCTTAACTCCAAACCGCGCTAAGAGAAATGCTGAGACAAGATGCCCAAAGAGGGTGTCCCTGCCTGGTGTCACTTCTCTGAAAG ACCTGGAGGAAATCTTCCAACAGGCACGCATCGGACGTAATTCACTCGGCTTGACCTACCAAGACCTGAACAAAATATTTGGAACATCAACTCCCAGCGCTCGAACCTTGGAGTGCTTCGACAACGACAGGGACCAGAGGTACTCCTGGACGGAGCTGCGAGCCGCCATAGGCGTGTGA